The DNA sequence TATTCAGATGTTCCTGATAACCTTTTTTGTTGCTTGTTCCTTTTTCCGATTCGATGATGTTGTGAGCAGCATTCCGACCCATAAATTCAGCAATGTGTCCTTGTTTTGCAATCCATTCAGGCCCTTCAATGGCGGCGATATCACCAATTGCATACACATCGGGCAATCCGCGAACCTGACAAAAATTATCGATCTGGATAAAACCAGCCTCGGTTAATGGCAAATCGCTGGCTTGTAATACGCTGTGCCCTGCCGAAGCCGGAATGAACAATATCAGGTCGGCTTCAAGCTTCGATTCGTCTTCAAATACAACCGATCCGGGTTCGAATCCGGTAATCTTTTTACCAAAACGTTTACCAACCTGGTACCTGTCGAACAATTTATTGAGCATGGGTAGCGCACCTTTACCCATTCTGGCGCCAGGTTCTTCCATCGGGGCAAAGAATGTCAATTCAAAGTTTTGTCTGATGCTTTTCTTTTTCAGGAGATTGTGAATGTTAAACATCAATTCAAATCCAGGTCCTCCACGAACTGCCGATTTATCTTTCGGATTTCCTCCAAAGCCAACTGCAATTTTTCCGCTTCCTTTCTGAATTAACGCATCAATTTCGTCGCGAATGGCCAGTGAAACTTCTGGTTTGCCACAAATAGACAAGGTGTTTTCAATTCCTTTGTGCTTCATTTTGTCGGCGCCAAAAGCAACAACCAAATAATCGTATTTCAGTGTCTGGTTTTCGCACACCACCTGATGATCGGCAGAATGAATCTCTTTAACCTTATCAATGACCAATTCAAATGGATATTTTCTCCGGATATCTGCCAGCGGTACTTTCACATCGTTGAACTCGGCATTGCGTACCGGAACCCAAATGGAAATCGGATAGATGTACAGATAATCCCGGTCAGAAACTAAGGTCACTTCAAATTGATTGCTTTTTTGCAATTCAATAGCAGTTTGTACTCCGGCAAAACCGCCACCAAGAATTAATACTTTCTTCATCCGAATAGATTTATCAGATTTTATTATTCAGGCTCATCCACCGGCCACCATTGTGGACATTGCTAAAACCATTTGAAGTCAAAATTCCCTTTGCTGAAGCGCTTCTCATTCCTGATTCACAGCACGTAATGATGGGGCGTTTTTTGTCTTTTAACTTGCTCATATTTTTATGCAGTTGCTCAACCGGAATATTGACAGATCCCCTGATGTGCCCCGATCCATATTCACCTTTGGTGCGAACATCTAAAATGATTGCTCCATCTTTCACTAACTGGGCATAATCGATTGTTTTTACACCTAAAAATTTCTTAATTGATTCAAACATAGTTGTTTATTTATATGGTGTGTTTATTAATTTTTACCGGACAAACCATGATCCATCATCGCTTTGAAGTAGTCGCTTTCGTGGCAACCTTCTACCACGTTAACCAGTTCTCCTTTCACAAAAAGTAACAACGATGGTTCATTTTCAATACGATAAACCGAATGAATATCGCGTACCTGGCTCACATCAGCAATAAAAACCGAAATGGTTTGGCTTAAGTGCAAGGCTTCGGTGATACTCCTGAATGCACATCTTGAAAATTCGTTTTCAGGGTTGTGAATCAGTAAGGCTACACGATCGTGCCCTTCCATTTTTTGACTAAAATCGGCATAAGAAAAAACGTTTTGCATAGGTTTAGATTTATTCGTGCGATTATCTCTGTCTCATCATTTGCATAATTCCACCGCCGTTTTTTACTTTCGTAAAACCGAATTGTTGTAAAACCCGTTGCCCATAAGCAGAGCGTGCTCCTGAAGCGCAGTAGAGGGTAATTTCGCGTGATTTACTTCCTAATTCGCTGATTCGAGCTTGCAATTCATCCAACGGAATATTGATTGCTCCAGGATATGCACCACCTGCAAATTCTTGTGGTGTGCGAACATCAACCACGATTGGTTCGTTTGAAGTATCTGCAGTAGAAGGCTTGGCATTTCGATGAGCCATCATTGCTGCAAGTCCGCCACCATTTGTTACATGTACATAGCCAACCTGCATCAACATGCGTTGCGCATAGGCCGAACGTGCTCCTGAAGCGCAGTACACAACAATTTCGCGTGCCGCGTTATCGCCCAATTCTTCAAACCGAACCATCAATTCATCCAGCGGAATGTTGATTGCACCTGGATAAGCTCCGTCCTCGAATTCTTCAGGAGTGCGAACATCAACCACTATCGGAGAATTTATATCTTTTGCTTTTTCAACTGGTTTTTCTTCCACTTTCGATGCTTCTTCTTCCAATGATTTCACTTCAACAGAGAGAAGATTTATTTCGAGATTTTTAAATCCAATAGTACGAGCTTGTCGCTGTAGCGAAGTGTGTCCGCCTGAAATGTTGGTAACATCTGTGAATCCAGCGCCTAACAAAGTCCGAAGTGCCTGATGTCCTTTTTTACCAGTTTCGTCGTAAACAATTACAGAGTGTCCAACCGGGATATTTTCAATTTGCTCTGCCAACAATTCCAACGGAATATGAACAGCGCCTTTTATATGGCTTTTCTCGAAAGCGAAAACATCGCGAACATCAACAAATACCGGGTTTTTACCTTCAGTGAATGAGTCAAGTTCAGAAACAGTTACAGATGGACTGAATCCTAAAATCCGGTTTTCGGCGGTATAGGCAGCCATGTTGATTGCATCGTTTGCTGTTCCGATTGGTGGCGAGTAGGCAAAGTCAATATCGGCCAAATCGCTAATTGTCAGCTTTGCCGCTGCCGCAGTTGCAATTACGTCCAGGCGTTTGTCGGCGCCTTTGTAACCTGCAGTTTGTCCACCTAGAATAATTCCTGTGTTTCGGTCGTATATCAACATAGCAGTTACGGTTTCGGCACCTGGATAATACGAGGTATGATGTTCTTTGTGAACGACCACTGAATCAGCATCCAATCCTGCAGCACGGGCTTGTTTTAGCGAGAATCCGGTTATTCCGGCAACTGCCTCGAAAACGCGAACCACCGAAGTTCCGATTGCACCTTTGTACGGGTGACTTCCGCCTAACGCATTTTCAGCGGCAATTCGTCCCTGACGGTTTGCTGGTCCGGCCAATGGAATACGTACTTTTTTACCGTTCACACGATGTTCGATTTCGACCATGTCGCCTGCAGCAAAAATATCGGGATCGGAAGTTTGCAATTGCGAATTGACGAGCAAACCACCAGCATCACCGATTTCGAGATCAGCGTCTTTTGCCAGTTGCAGGGTAGGACGAACTCCAATCGAGAGCAAAACCATATCGGAATCAAGCACTTTTCCATTATCGAGTTTCACCGAGCGTGAACCGATTTCAGTAACACCGGCATTTGTATGAATTCCAACTCCGTACGAAAGCATTTCAGTTTCAATAAATCCGGCAGTTTCAGCTTCCATAATGCCCATTACATGAGGCATCATTTCCACCACATTCACCTTCAACCCTCTTTTAACCAGAGCTTCTACCATTTCGAGACCAATAAAACCACCCCCAACAACAACCGCGTTTTTAGGCTTCTTTTCTTCCAGATAGTTCGAAATCTTATCCATGTCTTCAAGTGTCCACAGCGTAAAAACATGATTCTGATCGGCTCCGGAAATGGTTGGTTTTATTGGCCGGCCACCTTGCGCCAAAATTAATTTGGTGTATTCAAATGTTTTTTGCTCACCTGTTTGGCTGTTAGTGGTTTTCACCTGATGCGATTTCTTGTCGATTGACGATACCGCTGTATTTACGTGCACTTCAACGTCGTATTGTTCTTTGAAACTTTCAGGGCTCTGTAGAATCAGTTTCGAACGGCTTTTGATGTCGCCTCCAATGTAATATGGCAATCCGCAATTGGCGAACGAAATGTCTGGTCCGGCTTCGAGCATTGTAATTTGTGCTGTCGGAGAAATGCGGCGCACTTTAGCTGCCGCAGTTGCTCCGGCTGCAACTCCCCCTATAATGATTATCTTTTCCATGTTTTTATCTGTTTTATTTTTATGAATTTTAATTTATTATCTGATTTTTTACCCCAAACCCCTGAAGGGACTTATGCTTCGAGCATCTGAAAAGTTTATAGATGGACGAAAGTCCCCTTTACGGGATTTAGGGGTAAACATCAATCGTTTATCCCACTTTTGCAATTTCTTTCAGTAAAAATTCTTTCGATTTAATTCCTACAAAACGGTTGACCTCTGCTCCATTTTTTAGCAAGATCATGGTTGGGATGTTTCTTACCTTGAATTTATTGGCCAGCGACTGGTATTGCTGAATATCAACCTTACCAACATGTGAGTTCCCTTTCAGTTCGGTGGCAACTTCGTTTAAAACAGGCGCCATCATGCGGCAGGGTGCGCACCAACTGGCCCAGAAATCGATCAACACCACTTTACCCTTTGTTTGCTGTTGAAAATTCTGTTCGGTAAGCGTTAATACTTTGGCATGGTCGGCTACCAATGGCGTGTTTTTCATTTGCGCCATCGCGATGTAACGAAAAACAAATACTGCGACTATGATTACTCCGATTACGATAAATGTTGTTTGCATTTTATTTTGATTTAAATTTTTACTTCTTGTATTTGTTATGATATTTTATGCGTTAACGGGTGCTGCGAATTCTTTATCGAGAATTGCAATGATTTGATTTTTGGTTTGTAAACCTGCAGTAGCTTTTACGACTTCGCCATTTTTGTAATAAATGGTAAATGGAATTTCCATCAGATTCTGCACTTCAGGCAAAGCATGAAAAAAGTACGATTCAGGATTGTCATATTCCATATCATAAATCTTTACATGACTGTATTTTTGCTCCAATTCTTCAGCAATACGGTAAACCGGAATACACAATGGCCCCATCCGTCCGCAGATGATAGTGACATTTTCATTTTCGTTGAGGATTCTTGCGTATTCTTCAGCGCTTTCGATGTGATTTAAGTTTGTGTATAACATGGCTGCTATCTTGAAATTGTTACGATACAAAATTACATCACCGATAGGGGCAAATAAAGATTTTAAGGCTGAAGCGCATCGACTCCTGAATTGAACTGCGACAACTTTTTAATTGATATAATTCTAACTTTACAGATATTTGTAATTTGTACTGGATTATGAAACCCATTCTCGAAACCGATCAGGAATTTATATGTGACATACAAGCGCCTTGTTTTCAAATGCTTTCTCAGGAAGAGGCTGAATTGGTTAGGGCAAGCAAAACTCAGGTATTGTTCCGTAAGGGTGATAATTTGACTAAACAGGGAGCATTTGCTTCGTATGCTTTGTTTGTAATCAATGGACTGGCAAAGCAATACATCGAGGGCGACACCTCAAAAAATTTCAACCTAAGAATTATAAAGCCTGGTGAATTTGTTGGCCTTTCAGCCGTTTTCACAAAAAATACATTTAATTATTCTTCAGTTGCATTGACTGATTGCCAGGTCTTTTTGGTCGAAAAGGAGGCTATTATCTCAGTAATAAAGCAAAACGGACAATTTGGGTTCAGTATGATCAAGCGGTATTGCGAGCAGAATGCCAATCTTTTTGATACGCTGCGATCATCGATGTATAAACAGATGAACGGAAGAATTGCGGAAACGCTGCTTTATATTGATGGCTTGAAGACAGAGAGTCCGGAAATATTTCAACTCCTTTCAAGAAAAGATATGGCCGACTTTGCTGGTATTTCAACCGAGAGCGCCGTCAAGCTCCTGAAAAGCTTCGAAAAAGATGGTTTAATTGAATTGCATGAGAAAGATATCGTAGTTGTCAATCACAAAGAATTGGTCGAAATCAGTAAAAAAGGTTAAATTGTGATTCTTGGTGCAAGTTTTCCGAACTTGTGGTGTCAAATAAATCAAATTCACATTTGACAAATACGAATGGACGAAGCCCAACTCATTAAAGGTATTCAACAAGGCGATCACAAATCATTTCAAATTCTGGTGGAAACCTACCAGCGAATGGTTGTGAATACTTGTCTGGGTATTGTCCATAACCAGGCTGATGCCGAAGATCTGGCGCAGGATGTATTTCTGGAAATCTTCCGAACGGCTGAAAAATTTAGGGGAGATTCTAAACTCTCAACGTGGTTGTACCGGATTGCCACCAACCGGTCGCTCAATCTGATCAGGAATAATAAACGAAAGCGCTTTTTTCAATCCATCGAAGAGACTTTTACCGGAGGGAGAAACCGATCCAGTGAAATATCCGAGAACCGTGCCGATCAGCCTGATCAGAACATGGCAGACCAACAGCGATCGGACTTGTTACACCGGGCCATTGATCGGCTGCCAGAGAAACAACGTATCGCATTTACCCTGAATAAATACGAAGAACTGCCCTATCAGCAAATTGCTGAGATCATGGAAATCTCTTTAGCTTCGGTAGAGTCGTTGATTCACCGGGCAAAGAAAAACCTTCAGGAGCAACTTTTAGATTGTTACAAAAGAAAGTGCGTCTGATTGCAAGTTTTTAAAACAAATGGTGTCATACATTAAAAGCAACAAAATGAAAAACGAGTGCATCCATAATGATCTGATTTTTTACATTGACAACGAATTGTCGGTTGAAAAAAGGACAGCCGTTGAAAAGCATCTGGAGGAATGTGCCGACTGCCGGAGCTTTTTAGCTTTTTTACAGGATGGTATGCAGGTTATTGAAAAGGAGAAAAATCCGGAGGTGTCGCCGTTCTTTTATACCCGATTAAATGCCCGGCTTGAAGAAAAGGAGGAATCTCGGGTGCAAAATCAGTGGGTTCGATTGGTGCAGCCTGCCTTCTTTTCGGTTCTGCTTGTTGCCGGAATTTATGGCGGATTAAAATTGGGCAGCAATGCCTCATCCCTTAAATCAGAGCAACATGCGACAAGCAGTATTCAAATGCTAAATGACTTTGATGCGGAACCTCTTGAATCATTTTTACTCGACGAATTATGAGCCTGACGAATAAAAACAGAACGCTAATCTGGATCATCATTATCCTGGTTGCTACCAATCTTTCGACCATCGGTTCTTTCTATTATCACCGATTGACGGAAACGAAAAACGAAGGAACAAAACAGGGAGAACAGATGGCAATTCCGGGGGAACAGCGCACCCGATTTTTCAGGGATCAACTGAACCTGACTGCGGAACAGCTCGATCAGTTCCGCGACATTAACCGGACTTTTAACCGAACAGCCAGAAGCATCGAAATGAATTTAGCTCAATTGCGCGAGGATATGATCACAGAACTGGGAACTCAAAATCCGGATAGTACACGCCTCGACCAAATAGCTATTGAGGTAGGAAATAATCATCGCGAACTCAAACAGGTAACAACCACATTTTACCTGAATATGAAAAAGATATGTACCGCTGAACAGCAAGCAAAACTGCATGAAATATTTCAGTCGATGCTCAACAAAGATAACCAGGTAAACCTTCCCAGGCCGGGAAATCAGGGAGGTCGATGGCGTAACCAATAAGTAATTTTTGAATGGTTTAATTATGAAAATAAGTCGAATAAATCGGGTTGCAGGGACATTCCTTGCCCTAATCGTAACTGCCGGAGCTGCAGTTTCAAATAATAATCCGGATGGAAAAAACCGGAATAATTCTCCTCAGGAGACCTGTGTTAATTCAATTTCAGGATTAAGTGAGTACCAAAAAGATCGGATTGTTGCCATGGAAACTCAAAATCAAAAAGTCATGAATGACCTTCGGGAAAGGCAACATTCAGCATCGGGAAAAGCCCAAAGGGAAGAGATCAAAAAACAAATAGACAAGCAAATTGAGAATCATGGAAATACGATAAAGACTGTGTTGAGCGCCGATCAGCAAAGGCAATACATTCAGTTTCAAAGTAACGGGGGCAATCCGAATCCACAGGGGCAAAGGCAAGGTGCCGGTAAAGGTTCTGGCAGGGGAAGTGGTTCAGGTGGTGGCCGTGGAAATGGGAATAAATGCCGGATGTAGAATGAAAATACGATTACCGAAATAATTCAATTTTTTGAAACACTAAATGTTTAACAATTAAAAACAACAATTATGAAAGCAAAGATTTTTTTAGCAGGATTAGCTCTTGTGGTAGTAGCAGCTTTAGCAAGCGCCCAAAATCCGGTTGGTAAAAAGGGGAATGGTAATGGAACGTGTAACGGAACTACCAAATGTGCTGCATTTGTCGATGCCAACAACAATGGTATTTGTGATACCTATGAGAATCGCACACCAAATGCAACAGGTAAAAAGGGAAATGGAACAGGAACTTGTACTGGCAACGGACAAGGACAGGGCAAAGGTAAAGGCAAAAACTTTGTTGATGCCAACAATAATGGCGTTTGCGACACTTACGAAGCCCGCACAAAAAAGTAAATATTTTCTGAATTGCAGAATATAAATAACCAATCTTCAATTAACAAAAAACCAGAAAAATGGAAGCAAGTATGAAAAATTTAGTGATTGGCAGCTTTATGGTTGCCTCGTTATTCGTGGCAAGTTCGTGCCAGAAAGATAATATGGGAAATGCGCAGTATGCAAGTGTTTTGGCAGTTTCGACCGATGGAACAACATCGGTTATTGAAGCTAATCTGAAATCGGCATTGATTACAACTTCAGACTTAACCGATAGTGAATTAGCTTCGATCTTAAAAATGAAGGAGGAGGAAAAATTGGCTCGCGATGTTTATTCAGTCCTGGCTCAAAAATGGGGAAGTGTTGTTTTCTCGAACATTTCGGCAGCAGAAAGCAATCACCTGAATGCCATCGTTCTGCTTATGACAAGCTACGGCGTAACCGATACCTCAATAGGCGAGGTTGGTGTATTTGCCGACCCGGTGGTTCAAGCTTTGTATGACGAGTTGGTTGCAAAAGCCAGCGTATCGGTTGAAGAGGCCTATAAAACCGGAGCTTTGATCGAAGAAATGGACATTAAAGATCTTGATGAAGTTCTTACAACTACCACCAATGAGAATGTTACCCTGGTGTTCGAAAATTTACTCAAAGGTTCGCGCAACCATCTCAGAGCATTTAATCTACAGTTGACAAACCTGGGAATTGTGTATACTCCAACCTATATTAGTCAAACTGATTATGATCTGATTGTAAATTCTCCAATGGAAAAAGGGAAACAATACCGCATGAATGGACAGGGAAACGGTCAGGGAAATGGTAACGGAAACGGTCAAAAAGGACAAGGAAATAGGGGCACAGGTACTTGCAACAATTAGAGATTTCTTAGTAGCTTAATCAAATAAAAACCGGCTTATGCTTCATAAGTCGGTTTTTTATTTGATTAAAGAATCGCCATTTTTCAGGAGTGCCCGCCAACAATAATACGCATGATCTTCAGATTCAAAACAATGAAGCGGCAGGCTTGCCAAATCAGGCAGCCCCGTAAGAATTTGGTTGATTTGGTGGGTAGTGGTGGATACGATTCGTCGTAATAACCACGTACAATATTTTTAGCCATCTTTTTAATATTTTGAGTGTTTATAAAATCAGATTATCTGGTTTATTCGGGAATTAGCCACCAGAAAGGATAGCCTTTGGCTTTATGAATAAACATATAATGAAGTACGATCTTGATCCAGTGTCCGGCCAAACCGGCTTCGCCCACTGTATAAGTAAGGTCGCGTCCCCATTGCGGATATTTCTCCCAATCAGGCACAATCGGGAAAACAGTCATCGTAGCAGCATTGCCTTTGATCATGCCATATCCGGCCGAAACCACGCAAGCAGCACCCATTTTTCCCATCGAGGCTTTGTGTTTGAAATCGGTTCGTCCAGTTTTTATTCGGTCAACAATATTCAGAGCCACAATCTTTCCAATTACTCCTGAAGGCATCCCGGTGCGTGGAGGGGCTGGGGTGATCAGTGTTCCATTTGGGCTTTTCATTGGTTTCGAAATCTGATGAGGCGGAGCAAATGCAATTCCAGTGGCAAAAATATTAGAGAAAGCTGGGTTTTGATACGTTGATGGCCAATCCTCAACCGACCAGTCCTCGAAAGCTTTTCCTGAATAATCAGCATCCACTTTCATGAAACCGCTTGGCGCAAATAACTGTGGAGTAATATCCTCGCCAGCTTTGTTGAATGCTTTCAATCCGGCGCCGGCAAAAGCTGGAATTAGCATCGCAAAATCGAAGGCGGCAGTTTTCATTTCGCCATCCAAAGTTTCGTAATGTGCAATTCCTTCTTCTATTTTGGTTACTCCGGCACGTTTGATCCAACGAATGCCATATTCAGCAAAAATTGATTCGCTGAAAACTTTGGTCGGAGTTACATAACCTCCACGCTTGATAAATGCGCCGCCCATTCCGAAGTCGCCCAATTCGTATTCGTTCGAAATCCAGGTAATTTCGGCTTTATCCTGAAGTCCACGGGCTTTAATCTGGTGAGCTACATTGAGTGCATACTCAAAAGCTGCGCCTTGACAGGTAGCTCCGGGATGACCTGTACCAATGAGGAAACGAAGTTTTTCGCCTTTTGCCATTCGATCCATGCAACCTTTCAGGGCATCCCAGGTTGCCACTGCATGATCACAAGAGCAAACCGAATGAGTGAACTTTCCGGGTCCGAGGCCTTCGGTGGCTGCAAAATTTAACTTGGGGCCTGTGGCATTAACAAGATAGTCGTAGTCAACATTTTCGGTTTGTCCCTGACGGGTTTTGTCGGTGTACTCAATGCTCACATAAGGTCGTCCCAATCCTTCATCACCTTCAGGATAAATGGCTGTAGCTTTGGCCTGCTTGAAATCAATTTTCCAGCGATCGTAAACCGGTTTAAGTTTGAACCGAACCTGATCGATGGTCATTTTTCCGACGCCAATCCAGATGTTGGAAGGAATCCATTGGTAATATTCTGCGGGACTAACAACAACGACCTGATGTTTCGAGCCTAGTTTCTTTTTTATGAATGCCGCAGCAGTGTGACCTGAGATTCCGGCACCCAATACAACAACTTTTGCCATAAAATGAAATTTAAAAGTCTGAAATGAGGAGAAGTGTATTTTTACTTGTTCTAAAGTTAAAAATAAAGAACTGATAATCTTCGTTTTTAACAACTTATTCTTTATTGTCCTGAATTGAATTTTCTACATCAGCAACGACAATAAAACACCTCCAACAATTACCCAAATAACATCTACTTTTCGCAGCAACAAACCAAATGCAACAAGTGTAAAGATAACATTGGCTAAATCCCAATGGATACCGTCGGTAAAACGATAAGTCACAACAGCCAGCAAACCAACAAAAGAGCACAAAATTCCGTTGATTACTTTATTGAATTGCGGATAGGAACTCAGCTTATCGAAAAACGGAATAATACCCATGAGTATCAGAAAAGACGGCGTAAATACACAAATGGTGGCAAGAATGCTTCCAACAATGCCAAAGTGCATGTACCCGAAAAAAGTCGCTGCAATGATGATAGAACCCGGAGTAACCTGCCCGAGGATGACTCCGTCCATAAATGTCTTCTCGTCGAACCAATGGAACAGTTCAACCAATTCGTGGTACATCATTGGCATAGCGGCTAACCCACCTCCAAACGAAAAAAGGTCGATACGCAGCATCATTGTCGCTAAAGTGAAGTATTCCCGATTCACAAAAAAGAGTATCGTTGAACAGACGATAACAAACAATAGTAAAATCAGGAAGAATCGAAAGGTTCTGGCTCTTGAAAATTTTCCGGAAGGAACAGCCACTTTTTTTGTTAAAACCAGTCCCAGCAAAGATGCAACAAGCAAAACCAACACTGGATTTAATTTGGTCAGGAATAATCCGGCGGAAATTATGGCAATAATCCAGTCGTTCGTATTCTGGAAATTCCTTTTGCCGAAAACATAAGCCGCATTGGCTACAATGGCCACTATAATGACCCTTAATCCACTTAAAACCGCTTCAACTCCTGAAATATTCTTGGATTGTTTGTACAGAACCGAAAGTATGAACATGATCAGAAAGGCAGGTAAACCAAATCCAACAAAACTTACAATTGCACCTCTAACTCCTTTTAATTTCAGGCCAATATAGGCTGAAAGCTGCATTACAATTGCTCCGGGAATAAGTTGACAAAGAGCCAATCCTGAATCGAAGGTACTTCCATCCATCCATTTTCTTGTGTCAACAATATGCTTCCGGATGTGGGCTGTCATGGCC is a window from the Aquipluma nitroreducens genome containing:
- a CDS encoding Crp/Fnr family transcriptional regulator, with protein sequence MKPILETDQEFICDIQAPCFQMLSQEEAELVRASKTQVLFRKGDNLTKQGAFASYALFVINGLAKQYIEGDTSKNFNLRIIKPGEFVGLSAVFTKNTFNYSSVALTDCQVFLVEKEAIISVIKQNGQFGFSMIKRYCEQNANLFDTLRSSMYKQMNGRIAETLLYIDGLKTESPEIFQLLSRKDMADFAGISTESAVKLLKSFEKDGLIELHEKDIVVVNHKELVEISKKG
- a CDS encoding NAD(P)/FAD-dependent oxidoreductase, which translates into the protein MKKVLILGGGFAGVQTAIELQKSNQFEVTLVSDRDYLYIYPISIWVPVRNAEFNDVKVPLADIRRKYPFELVIDKVKEIHSADHQVVCENQTLKYDYLVVAFGADKMKHKGIENTLSICGKPEVSLAIRDEIDALIQKGSGKIAVGFGGNPKDKSAVRGGPGFELMFNIHNLLKKKSIRQNFELTFFAPMEEPGARMGKGALPMLNKLFDRYQVGKRFGKKITGFEPGSVVFEDESKLEADLILFIPASAGHSVLQASDLPLTEAGFIQIDNFCQVRGLPDVYAIGDIAAIEGPEWIAKQGHIAEFMGRNAAHNIIESEKGTSNKKGYQEHLNILCVMDTGDGAAFVFRNSQKSFLIPMPVVGHWMKKGWGTYSKLTKVGKFPRLPGM
- a CDS encoding DUF2202 domain-containing protein; translated protein: MKNLVIGSFMVASLFVASSCQKDNMGNAQYASVLAVSTDGTTSVIEANLKSALITTSDLTDSELASILKMKEEEKLARDVYSVLAQKWGSVVFSNISAAESNHLNAIVLLMTSYGVTDTSIGEVGVFADPVVQALYDELVAKASVSVEEAYKTGALIEEMDIKDLDEVLTTTTNENVTLVFENLLKGSRNHLRAFNLQLTNLGIVYTPTYISQTDYDLIVNSPMEKGKQYRMNGQGNGQGNGNGNGQKGQGNRGTGTCNN
- a CDS encoding rhodanese-like domain-containing protein; the protein is MFESIKKFLGVKTIDYAQLVKDGAIILDVRTKGEYGSGHIRGSVNIPVEQLHKNMSKLKDKKRPIITCCESGMRSASAKGILTSNGFSNVHNGGRWMSLNNKI
- a CDS encoding RNA polymerase sigma factor, which translates into the protein MDEAQLIKGIQQGDHKSFQILVETYQRMVVNTCLGIVHNQADAEDLAQDVFLEIFRTAEKFRGDSKLSTWLYRIATNRSLNLIRNNKRKRFFQSIEETFTGGRNRSSEISENRADQPDQNMADQQRSDLLHRAIDRLPEKQRIAFTLNKYEELPYQQIAEIMEISLASVESLIHRAKKNLQEQLLDCYKRKCV
- a CDS encoding FAD-dependent oxidoreductase, translated to MEKIIIIGGVAAGATAAAKVRRISPTAQITMLEAGPDISFANCGLPYYIGGDIKSRSKLILQSPESFKEQYDVEVHVNTAVSSIDKKSHQVKTTNSQTGEQKTFEYTKLILAQGGRPIKPTISGADQNHVFTLWTLEDMDKISNYLEEKKPKNAVVVGGGFIGLEMVEALVKRGLKVNVVEMMPHVMGIMEAETAGFIETEMLSYGVGIHTNAGVTEIGSRSVKLDNGKVLDSDMVLLSIGVRPTLQLAKDADLEIGDAGGLLVNSQLQTSDPDIFAAGDMVEIEHRVNGKKVRIPLAGPANRQGRIAAENALGGSHPYKGAIGTSVVRVFEAVAGITGFSLKQARAAGLDADSVVVHKEHHTSYYPGAETVTAMLIYDRNTGIILGGQTAGYKGADKRLDVIATAAAAKLTISDLADIDFAYSPPIGTANDAINMAAYTAENRILGFSPSVTVSELDSFTEGKNPVFVDVRDVFAFEKSHIKGAVHIPLELLAEQIENIPVGHSVIVYDETGKKGHQALRTLLGAGFTDVTNISGGHTSLQRQARTIGFKNLEINLLSVEVKSLEEEASKVEEKPVEKAKDINSPIVVDVRTPEEFEDGAYPGAINIPLDELMVRFEELGDNAAREIVVYCASGARSAYAQRMLMQVGYVHVTNGGGLAAMMAHRNAKPSTADTSNEPIVVDVRTPQEFAGGAYPGAINIPLDELQARISELGSKSREITLYCASGARSAYGQRVLQQFGFTKVKNGGGIMQMMRQR
- the trxA gene encoding thioredoxin, producing the protein MQTTFIVIGVIIVAVFVFRYIAMAQMKNTPLVADHAKVLTLTEQNFQQQTKGKVVLIDFWASWCAPCRMMAPVLNEVATELKGNSHVGKVDIQQYQSLANKFKVRNIPTMILLKNGAEVNRFVGIKSKEFLLKEIAKVG
- a CDS encoding NAD(P)/FAD-dependent oxidoreductase, which translates into the protein MAKVVVLGAGISGHTAAAFIKKKLGSKHQVVVVSPAEYYQWIPSNIWIGVGKMTIDQVRFKLKPVYDRWKIDFKQAKATAIYPEGDEGLGRPYVSIEYTDKTRQGQTENVDYDYLVNATGPKLNFAATEGLGPGKFTHSVCSCDHAVATWDALKGCMDRMAKGEKLRFLIGTGHPGATCQGAAFEYALNVAHQIKARGLQDKAEITWISNEYELGDFGMGGAFIKRGGYVTPTKVFSESIFAEYGIRWIKRAGVTKIEEGIAHYETLDGEMKTAAFDFAMLIPAFAGAGLKAFNKAGEDITPQLFAPSGFMKVDADYSGKAFEDWSVEDWPSTYQNPAFSNIFATGIAFAPPHQISKPMKSPNGTLITPAPPRTGMPSGVIGKIVALNIVDRIKTGRTDFKHKASMGKMGAACVVSAGYGMIKGNAATMTVFPIVPDWEKYPQWGRDLTYTVGEAGLAGHWIKIVLHYMFIHKAKGYPFWWLIPE
- a CDS encoding anti-sigma factor family protein: MKNECIHNDLIFYIDNELSVEKRTAVEKHLEECADCRSFLAFLQDGMQVIEKEKNPEVSPFFYTRLNARLEEKEESRVQNQWVRLVQPAFFSVLLVAGIYGGLKLGSNASSLKSEQHATSSIQMLNDFDAEPLESFLLDEL
- a CDS encoding Spy/CpxP family protein refolding chaperone, yielding MSLTNKNRTLIWIIIILVATNLSTIGSFYYHRLTETKNEGTKQGEQMAIPGEQRTRFFRDQLNLTAEQLDQFRDINRTFNRTARSIEMNLAQLREDMITELGTQNPDSTRLDQIAIEVGNNHRELKQVTTTFYLNMKKICTAEQQAKLHEIFQSMLNKDNQVNLPRPGNQGGRWRNQ
- a CDS encoding thioredoxin family protein, with translation MLYTNLNHIESAEEYARILNENENVTIICGRMGPLCIPVYRIAEELEQKYSHVKIYDMEYDNPESYFFHALPEVQNLMEIPFTIYYKNGEVVKATAGLQTKNQIIAILDKEFAAPVNA